Proteins encoded within one genomic window of Camelina sativa cultivar DH55 chromosome 19, Cs, whole genome shotgun sequence:
- the LOC109130927 gene encoding protein RALF-like 11 gives MNAWVICLLVICAVVNAKSVEGRDFINYGVLNSFFGPNPRPGCNPPGAEHKNPTTVNEYRRGCTKMNRCQRD, from the coding sequence atgaaCGCATGGGTGATATGCTTGCTAGTGATTTGTGCCGTGGTGAATGCAAAATCAGTGGAGGGTCGGGATTTCATAAACTACGGTGTGTTAAACAGTTTCTTCGGTCCTAATCCACGTCCCGGATGCAACCCTCCAGGTGCCGAACATAAAAACCCTACCACTGTTAACGAGTACCGCCGTGGCTGCACCAAAATGAATAGGTGTCAGCGCGATTGA